DNA from Halorarum salinum:
CGGCCGTGAGCGCCATCGAGGCCACCATCACCGGCTTCCGTCCGACCCCGTCCGCGAGGAACCCGCCGACGCCGGTGCCGACGGCGGTCGCGACGCTCTTGGCGCCGAGGCCGAAGCCGACGACCGAGAGCGCGATGCCCACCTCCAGGTGGAAGTGGACGGTCGCGAACGGGTAGACCAGCCCGGAGCCGAAGACGTTGATGAGCTGGCCGAGGGCGACGACGTAGACGGCGCGGTCGAAGCCGCGGACGGCGTCGAGCGACGGACGCTTCACGCGACGGCGTTCGCGGACCGGTCACGTGAACGCCCCGTTTCCGGCACGCCGCGCGCGGCCGCCGACCCGTCCCGGCCCAGGTTATCCGTGTCGCTCCCCGTTCGGTCCGTCCTCCTCCACGAGGTCTCCCTGGAGCGACTCCATCGTGCGCCGTCCGCCGACCCACAGCAGCGGAAAGGCGACGACCATGAGCACGAGCAGCGCGAACGAGTAGGCGGTCGTGTCGACGAACGGCAGCCCCGGCGCCGCGACGGGGAGCACGGCGAGGGCGAACAGCGCGAGGAGGGTGAGCGCGGCGACGGCGAGGTAGACGAGCCCCTTCGTCCGGCCGTTCATGCCACGGCCTACGGACGGCCCGGCAAAAACCCGCCGGGGTTGCATCACGCGTACACCGGAGCGGTGGCGTTATTCCGCGACCGCCCGATGGGGGAGCCATGTCCGACCCGTTCGTCGTCGTCGGCGGTGACGCGGCCGGCCTCAGCGGGGCGAGCAAGTGCGCCCGCGAGTCCGACCGCGAGGTCGTCGTGTTCGAGCGCGGGCGCTGGGTCTCCTACGCTCACTGCGGGACCCCGTACTACGTGAAGGGCGAGGTCGAGAGCCTCCTCGACCTGACGTCGCTGTCCCCCGCCGAGATCGAGGGGCGCGGCATCGACCTGCGCCGCGAACACGAGGTGACGGGCGTCGACGTCGACGCCGGGACAGTCACGGTCCGATCGCCGGACGGGACGGTGGAGCAACCGTACGGCGACCTCCTGATCGGGACGGGCGCGCGGGCGGTCGACCCCTTCGGCGGCGCCGACCTGGACGGGGCGTTCACCCTCCACCACCTCGACTCCGCGGCGGCGATGCGCGCGTTCCTCCGGGACCCGGGAACCGTGGACCCGGCGTCCGTCGGTGACGGCTTCGTCGACGAGGCGCTGGTGGGCCGCTACGCCGAGCGCGACCCGCCCGAGCGGGCCGTGATCGTCGGCGGGGGCTACGTCGGCGTTGAACTCGCGGAGGCGTTCTCGGCGTGGGACCTCGACGTCCACCTGTTCCAGCGTGGAGACCGGCTGCTCCACCCGTTCGGGGAGGCGGTCGGGGAAGCCGTCGCGGACGAACTCCGAAAGGAGGGCGTCACGCTTCACCTCGACACGCCCGTCGCGGAACTCCGCGGGGACGGCGACGGGAGGCTGGAGGCGGTCGTCTGCGAGGGCGAGGAACGCGAGACTGAACTCGCCGTGGTAGGCGTCGGCGTCGAACCGAACGGCGAACTCGCCGCGGGCGCGGGCGTCGCGCTCGGCGACTCGGGCGCGGTCGCCGTCGACGAGTACGGGGAGACCTCCGTCCCGAACGTGTACGCCGCGGGCGACTGCGCCGAGGACCGCCACGCCGTCACCGACGAACCGGCGTGGGTGCCCCTCGGGCTGACGGCGAACCGCGCCGGCCGGGCCATCGGCGCCACGGTCGCGGGCGACCCGACGCCGGTCGGACGGATCGCCGGCACCGCGGTCGTGAAGGCGTTCGACCGGGAGTGCGGCCGGGCCGGCATCCTCGACCACGGCGACGCCCGCGAGGCGGGGTTCGACCCGGTGAGCGAGACGATCACGGCGGGGTCGCGCTCGGGCTACTACCCGGGGAACGCGGAGACGACGGTGACGCTGTGTGCCGACCGGGGGTCGGGGCGCCTGCTCGGCGGGAGCGTCGTCGGCACCGACAGGGCGGCGGTGCGGATCGACACCGTCGCGACGGCGCTGGAGGCGGGGATGACCGTCGGGGAGGTCGAGCGGCTGGATCTGGCGTACGCGCCGCCGTTCTCGCCCGTCTGGGACCCGGTGCTCGTCGCCGCGAAGGTGCTGAACGGGACGCTGGCGGAGGCGTAGCCGCGGGAACGGTCGCGCCGCGGAAACCCGTCGCGCCGCGGACCGGTAGCGACAAAGGCCCGCCGGTCGACGCGACGGGTATGCGACTCGAGGACTACTGGGGCGTCGGGCCGAAGACCGCGGAGACGCTCCGGGCGGCCCTCGGCGAGGAGCGGGCCATCGCGGCCATCGAGTCGGCGGACGTCGCGGCGCTGGCGGACGCGGGGGTGTCCCGCGGGCGGGCGACGCGCGTGCTTCGCCGGGCGAACGGCGAGGCGGCCATGGACCTGTTCGGCACCTCGGACGCCCGGGACGTGTACGACCGCCTGCTCTCGCTGGCCGCCGGGTTCGCGGTCACCGAGCACGCCGCGGATCGAATCAGGGTGTTGACGCCGCTCTCGAACGTGGGGGAGCGACGCGAACGGCTCGATGACGTGCTGGCGGCCCGCGACGCGTGGCGCGACCTCGACGAGGGGGAGCGCGAGGCGGTCCTCGCCGCCTTCCGCGAGTTCGACGAGGCCGGCGGCACCGACCCGGCGGCCGTCGAGACGGCGCTGGCGCTCCGGGAGGCCGGCCTCCGCGGGGACACCTTCGCCGCACTCGACGGCGTCGACGAGGCCGCGCTCCGGGAGGCGGGCGAGGCGCTCGCGGCGTTCTCGGCCGAACCAACCGGATCGGCGGGGGACGACGGCGGGGACGGGTCGATCGCCCCGGGCGCGGACGACGAACTCGACCGGCTCCGCGAGCGCCGCGACGCCGCACGCGACCTGTCGGATTCGGCGCTCGACGTCATCGAGACGGTGCGGGGGCGCGGGGTCCGGGACGCCGACGCGTTCCGCTCCTCGGTCGTGGAGTACGTCGCCGACGAGACGGGCCTGACCCGCGGGCGGGTCGAGTCGGCGGCCCCGTCGGACGCCGTCGACTCGGCGGACTTCGTGAGCGGGACGCTCCGGGGGCTCGTCCGGGACCTGGAGGCCGACGTCGGGGAGCGGGAGGCGGCGGTCCGCGAGGAACTGGAGGCGGCGGTCGCGGAGGCTGGCGGGGACGTCGACGCGGCGGTGTCGGCCGTAGGCGACGTCGCGTTCCGCCTCTCGCTCGCACGCTTCGCCGAGGCGTACGACCTGACCCGCCCCGACCTCGGCGGCGAGGACGGCGGACCGGGTGGCGTCGCGGTGCGGAACGCGCGGAACCTCCTCCTCGAGGGCGACGTCCAGCCGGTGACCTACGCGGTCGGGGACCACGACCTCGAGGCCGACGCGCCGAGCGGCGACCGGGTGGCGGTGCTCACCGGGGCGAACTCGGGCGGGAAGACGACGCTGCTGGAGACGCTGTGTCAGGTGACCGTGCTCGCCTCGATGGGACTGCCCGCGCCCGCGGAGGCGGCCGAGGTCGGCTCGTTCGACACGGTCGTGTTCCACCGCCGACACGCGTCGTTCAACGCGGGCGTGCTGGAGTCGACGCTGAAGTCCATCGTCCCGCCGCTGTCGGGCGAGGGCCGCACGCTGATGCTCGTCGACGAGTTCGAGGCCATCACCGAACCGGGGCGGGCCGCGGACCTGCTGAACGGCCTCGTCGAACTGACGGTGGATCGGGGCGCGCTCGGCGCGTACGTCACCCACCTCGCGGACGACCTCAGCCCCCTGCCCGACGCCGCCCGGATCGACGGCATCTTCGCCGAGGGGCTGACGAACGACCTCGCGCTCCGGGTCGACTACCAGCCGCACTTCGGCACGGTCGGCAAGTCCACGCCGGAGTTCATCGTCTCGCGGCTGGTGGCGAACGCCTCGGACCGCTCCGAGAAGGCGGGGTTCCAGAAGCTCGCGTCGTCGGTCGGCGAGGAGGCTGTCCAGCGAACGCTCTCGGACGTGGAGTGGACGGGATGACCGCGGAGGCGGACCGGCGACCGCGTCCCGGTTCGAACCGGAGTGACGCTTCGACGGGACCGCGTCAGCGACCGTCCTCGTCGCCGAGGTCGTAGACGTCGGAGTCCAGGTCGGTCGGGGCGCGCAGCGGGTCCGCGTTGTAGCTGTAGATCGACAGGAGGAGCAGGCCGAGTCCGACGGTGATCAACGACCCCTCGAGGATCTGTAGCTCGAGGAGTTCGAGTCCGCTGATCGAGTAGTCCCCCTTGATCCAGAGCTGGTACACCGGAGCGAGGACGCCCCCGACCGTTATCAGCAGGAAGCCGAGCGTCGAGTTCCGGAACGACGCCTTCCGGCCGCTGGACCGGTACGCGAGGTAGCTCAACCCCGTGATTGCGACGCCGACGGTGAACTGGAGGAGGTTCGCGACGAGGTACGTGCCCAGATGCGCGAGTTCGTTCATGACGGGTGCGTCTCGTCGCGCCCCTCCCCGGCGTCGACTCGATCCGTGGAGCCGCGGTTTCCGTGCGGTCGCGCACGTTCGAGATCGGACCAGAACGCCTCGAACCGGTCGGTGATGTCCCGGCGCATCCCGATGTCGACGTCGTAGCCGCCGTCCTCCACGCGGAACTCGATCCGTCGGAGCGTCGTCTCGAACACCCGGTACTGGTTCCCGTCCCCGTCGATCCGGCGGCGTTCGGCGAGGAACTCGTGTTCGAGCAGTTCGTTGATCCGCCGGTAGACGGTCGGCGGCGAGACGTCCAGTCGGTCGACGAGTTCGTTGGCGGAGACCGGCGCGTCGCTCGCGACGACGAGGATGCGGCGGACGACCGCGTCCCCGAACAGGTCGAACACCGTGGCGGGGTCCCAGTTCTTGTCTCCCATCGGACTGCACCTCTCCGGTGGGTGCCATTGTAATGAACAGCGTTCGGCCCGGAAACGGCACCCTTCGCGGGCTGAAAGGGCCGGCTACCCGGACGGCGGTGCCGCGGTGGCCGTTCCGGCGCGTGATCGTCACGGTCCGGGGACGGCGGTTTCACACCGTGTAACCGAGAGCCGCGTTGAAGGCCGTGAATGCCCTCGTTACTACTGGACCGCCCCGGTCTACCACCGCCCTCGCTTCCATGAAACCGGAACTTCCCGGGTACGACGTACTGTCGAACGCCGCGCATCTCCGTCCGGCTCGGATCGAACGAGCGATCCGGTCGTTCGGCGGGGCGCTGGTTCGGGAGAACCCCTCCGTGCGCGACCCGATCCTGCGACTCTGGGACGGCTACATCGTGGCGTACGCTCGGCTCGTGAGCGCGAGGCACGCCCTCGTTCACGCCCGCCGGAGCGGGCTCCCGCCGTTCGAGGTCGTCGACGTCGACCCCGACGCGATCGAGTACACGGTCGAGCGCGACGGCTACCCGTCGCAGGCCCGCCCCGGGACCGTGTTCCCCGGGCCGAAGTTCAAGCTCGCCGGCACGGTGCGGGGCGGCGGCTGGGACGCCAGGGAGGTCCGGTTCGAGGAGACGGAGCTGTACCGGTCGTTCGAGGCGCACTTCGAGCGCGGCGTCGACTGGGCGGACACCCCGTTCTTCCGGCGCTCGCTCGATCTCATCGCGGACGGCGTCGAACTGTGGGGGTGCACGGACCGGGACGCGTTCGAGCGCCGGTGCGAGGCGGTCGACGCGCTGTACGAGCGGATCGGGGACGAGGGCTACCGCTCACAGCGGGAGCTCTGCGCGGACGACGTCGAGGACCCGCTCGAGGATCCGGACGACTCGCGGACCGTCCGACTCGTGCACGACGAACTGACGGTCTGTGTCGGCCGCGAGGGGGACCTGCTCTTCCTCGACGGCCGGAACCGGCTGGCGATCGCGAAGCTCCTCGACCTCGACTCGGTTCCCGTCTGGATCCTCGTGCGACACGAACGGTGGCAGGCGTTTCGGGAGGAACTCGCCCGTAACCCGTCGCTCCGGGAGGCGCTCCCGCCCAGCCTGCAGGACCACCCGGACCTGCGGGGGATCTTGGAGCGGCGCGGGTCCGACCCCGTACGGTCCACGTAGACCGCCCCCCGTCCTCGACTCGATTCCGGCTCGCCCTCACCCGAACGCGCCGAGGCTCGACTGGAGGTCGCGTCCGGAGCCGCCCTCCTCCAGTTCGTAGCCGACCAGGTCCCGCATGTCCACCGCGTAGGTGCTGCCGCCGTTCTCCAGCACCAGCACCCGGCCCTTCGTCCCGACCACGGTCCCGGTCGCGAGCGTCTCGGGCACCGGGCGCCCGGCGAGGTCGAGCCCGTAGTCGAACGAGAACGTCTCGATCGGATCGAACTCCGCGAGCGTCGCCTCCCACGTCGCCTCGTCGACGGTCCCGCCCAACCCCTCGATCTTCGTCGGGACCCGCACGCGGTCGGGGATCTCCTCCGCCAGCCCCGACTCGATCTCCCGGGCGATCCGACCGTTCTCGACGGTCCGGAGGTGGGCGGCGCGGTCGGCGCCCTGCTCCCGCAGGCGGGTCTCGAGGCGCCACTCCTTCGTCACACCCACCTTGACGACGTCGGGGGCGAACGCCGCGAGGTACACGGCGTGGTCGTCGAAACAGTCCATCTCGTCCTTGAGGCACGTGCCCGTACAGCGGGCACACACCCACGTCGACCGATGGTCGCGGCAGTAGGGCGCGTCCCCGTTCGGACAGGCGACGTGACCGCCGTCGTGGACGGTCCCCGCGCAGTGGCGGTCGCCGAGCGACCACGAGAGTTCGGTCCCGGGGTCCAGCGCCACGCGGTCGACCGATCCGGCGTCGCTCCCCCGGGCCGCGACGGCGCCCGGTTCGTCGCGACCGTCCGCGCCGGATCCGGCGACCGCGCCGGGTTCGCCGCCCCCGGCGCGGTCGCTCACCAGCAGCGC
Protein-coding regions in this window:
- a CDS encoding DUF7521 family protein, with protein sequence MNELAHLGTYLVANLLQFTVGVAITGLSYLAYRSSGRKASFRNSTLGFLLITVGGVLAPVYQLWIKGDYSISGLELLELQILEGSLITVGLGLLLLSIYSYNADPLRAPTDLDSDVYDLGDEDGR
- a CDS encoding DUF2797 domain-containing protein → MQVVGYGTPAGALLVSDRAGGGEPGAVAGSGADGRDEPGAVAARGSDAGSVDRVALDPGTELSWSLGDRHCAGTVHDGGHVACPNGDAPYCRDHRSTWVCARCTGTCLKDEMDCFDDHAVYLAAFAPDVVKVGVTKEWRLETRLREQGADRAAHLRTVENGRIAREIESGLAEEIPDRVRVPTKIEGLGGTVDEATWEATLAEFDPIETFSFDYGLDLAGRPVPETLATGTVVGTKGRVLVLENGGSTYAVDMRDLVGYELEEGGSGRDLQSSLGAFG
- a CDS encoding FAD-dependent oxidoreductase gives rise to the protein MSDPFVVVGGDAAGLSGASKCARESDREVVVFERGRWVSYAHCGTPYYVKGEVESLLDLTSLSPAEIEGRGIDLRREHEVTGVDVDAGTVTVRSPDGTVEQPYGDLLIGTGARAVDPFGGADLDGAFTLHHLDSAAAMRAFLRDPGTVDPASVGDGFVDEALVGRYAERDPPERAVIVGGGYVGVELAEAFSAWDLDVHLFQRGDRLLHPFGEAVGEAVADELRKEGVTLHLDTPVAELRGDGDGRLEAVVCEGEERETELAVVGVGVEPNGELAAGAGVALGDSGAVAVDEYGETSVPNVYAAGDCAEDRHAVTDEPAWVPLGLTANRAGRAIGATVAGDPTPVGRIAGTAVVKAFDRECGRAGILDHGDAREAGFDPVSETITAGSRSGYYPGNAETTVTLCADRGSGRLLGGSVVGTDRAAVRIDTVATALEAGMTVGEVERLDLAYAPPFSPVWDPVLVAAKVLNGTLAEA
- a CDS encoding DNA mismatch repair protein, with protein sequence MRLEDYWGVGPKTAETLRAALGEERAIAAIESADVAALADAGVSRGRATRVLRRANGEAAMDLFGTSDARDVYDRLLSLAAGFAVTEHAADRIRVLTPLSNVGERRERLDDVLAARDAWRDLDEGEREAVLAAFREFDEAGGTDPAAVETALALREAGLRGDTFAALDGVDEAALREAGEALAAFSAEPTGSAGDDGGDGSIAPGADDELDRLRERRDAARDLSDSALDVIETVRGRGVRDADAFRSSVVEYVADETGLTRGRVESAAPSDAVDSADFVSGTLRGLVRDLEADVGEREAAVREELEAAVAEAGGDVDAAVSAVGDVAFRLSLARFAEAYDLTRPDLGGEDGGPGGVAVRNARNLLLEGDVQPVTYAVGDHDLEADAPSGDRVAVLTGANSGGKTTLLETLCQVTVLASMGLPAPAEAAEVGSFDTVVFHRRHASFNAGVLESTLKSIVPPLSGEGRTLMLVDEFEAITEPGRAADLLNGLVELTVDRGALGAYVTHLADDLSPLPDAARIDGIFAEGLTNDLALRVDYQPHFGTVGKSTPEFIVSRLVANASDRSEKAGFQKLASSVGEEAVQRTLSDVEWTG
- a CDS encoding winged helix-turn-helix domain-containing protein, yielding MGDKNWDPATVFDLFGDAVVRRILVVASDAPVSANELVDRLDVSPPTVYRRINELLEHEFLAERRRIDGDGNQYRVFETTLRRIEFRVEDGGYDVDIGMRRDITDRFEAFWSDLERARPHGNRGSTDRVDAGEGRDETHPS